From Bufo gargarizans isolate SCDJY-AF-19 chromosome 10, ASM1485885v1, whole genome shotgun sequence, the proteins below share one genomic window:
- the LOC122920311 gene encoding 4-galactosyl-N-acetylglucosaminide 3-alpha-L-fucosyltransferase FUT6-like isoform X4, with protein MEHRGKTKTLKTSFMLLIVQLCLSIILFLLYNYANPSVSSDEFSYTSIHQELELANDTKIILVWTWPFGDTFPLNECPPYTNISGCFYTANRTLYSSADATVMHHRDVCYSRKQLPQIPRPPNQYWVWFNLESPLHSPNLHFMDNLINLTTSFRADSDIFTPYGWLEPNQRDENFTIPPKTKLVAWVISNWNPKSNRVRYYKELKKFLPVDIYGRQHLALPTNEHEKTLSKYKFYLAFENTIHEDYITEKLWKNALKSGCLPVVLGPSRKNYERFIPKDSFLHVDDFSTPEELAKYILKLDSDDKAYQQYFTWRSRLHPFADPSWQTHYCRIQTA; from the coding sequence ATGGAGCATCGAGGCAAGACCAAGACACTGAAGACTTCTTTTATGCTTTTGATTGTACAGTTGTGCCTtagcattattttatttttattatataactATGCAAATCCCTCAGTGTCTAGCGATGAATTTTCCTATACAAGTATACATCAAGAACTAGAACTGGCTAATGACACGAAGATCATCCTTGTTTGGACCTGGccatttggtgacacatttccacTTAATGAATGTCCACCATACACTAATATTTCTGGATGCTTTTACACAGCTAACAGAACCTTGTATTCTTCTGCAGATGCAACTGTTATGCATCACAGAGATGTATGTTATTCCAGGAAACAGTTACCTCAGATACCAAGACCACCAAATCAGTATTGGGTATGGTTTAACTTGGAGTCTCCATTACACAGCCCAAACTTGCATTTTATGGATAATCTCATCAATCTCACAACGTCTTTTAGAGCTGATTCAGATATTTTCACACCTTATGGCTGGCTAGAGCCGAATCAACGAGATGAGAACTTCACAATTCCTCCAAAGACTAAGTTGGTGGCCTGGGTAATCAGTAACTGGAACCCAAAATCTAATAGAGTACGGTATTACAAAGAGCTCAAAAAATTTCTTCCTGTAGACATATATGGAAGACAGCATTTAGCTCTCCCAACAAATGAACATGAAAAAACATTGTCCAAGTATAAGTTTTATCTCGCCTTTGAAAACACAATTCATGaagattatattacagagaaactcTGGAAAAATGCGTTGAAATCTGGTTGTTTGCCAGTTGTATTGGGCCCTTCTCGAAAAAACTATGAGCGTTTTATTCCGAAAGACTCTTTTCTACATGTTGATGACTTCTCCACGCCTGAAGAGCTTGCTAAATATATCTTAAAATTGGACAGTGATGACAAAGCTTACCAGCAGTATTTTACATGGAGGTCCAGACTTCATCCCTTTGCAGATCCTAGCTGGCAGACTCATTactgcaga
- the LOC122920311 gene encoding 4-galactosyl-N-acetylglucosaminide 3-alpha-L-fucosyltransferase FUT6-like isoform X3: MEHRGKTKTLKTSFMLLIVQLCLSIILFLLYNYANPSVSSDEFSYTSIHQELELANDTKIILVWTWPFGDTFPLNECPPYTNISGCFYTANRTLYSSADATVMHHRDVCYSRKQLPQIPRPPNQYWVWFNLESPLHSPNLHFMDNLINLTTSFRADSDIFTPYGWLEPNQRDENFTIPPKTKLVAWVISNWNPKSNRVRYYKELKKFLPVDIYGRQHLALPTNEHEKTLSKYKFYLAFENTIHEDYITEKLWKNALKSGCLPVVLGPSRKNYERFIPKDSFLHVDDFSTPEELAKYILKLDSDDKAYQQYFTWRSRLHPFADPSWQTHYCRVCKAIKEAPAYKTISKLGA, translated from the coding sequence ATGGAGCATCGAGGCAAGACCAAGACACTGAAGACTTCTTTTATGCTTTTGATTGTACAGTTGTGCCTtagcattattttatttttattatataactATGCAAATCCCTCAGTGTCTAGCGATGAATTTTCCTATACAAGTATACATCAAGAACTAGAACTGGCTAATGACACGAAGATCATCCTTGTTTGGACCTGGccatttggtgacacatttccacTTAATGAATGTCCACCATACACTAATATTTCTGGATGCTTTTACACAGCTAACAGAACCTTGTATTCTTCTGCAGATGCAACTGTTATGCATCACAGAGATGTATGTTATTCCAGGAAACAGTTACCTCAGATACCAAGACCACCAAATCAGTATTGGGTATGGTTTAACTTGGAGTCTCCATTACACAGCCCAAACTTGCATTTTATGGATAATCTCATCAATCTCACAACGTCTTTTAGAGCTGATTCAGATATTTTCACACCTTATGGCTGGCTAGAGCCGAATCAACGAGATGAGAACTTCACAATTCCTCCAAAGACTAAGTTGGTGGCCTGGGTAATCAGTAACTGGAACCCAAAATCTAATAGAGTACGGTATTACAAAGAGCTCAAAAAATTTCTTCCTGTAGACATATATGGAAGACAGCATTTAGCTCTCCCAACAAATGAACATGAAAAAACATTGTCCAAGTATAAGTTTTATCTCGCCTTTGAAAACACAATTCATGaagattatattacagagaaactcTGGAAAAATGCGTTGAAATCTGGTTGTTTGCCAGTTGTATTGGGCCCTTCTCGAAAAAACTATGAGCGTTTTATTCCGAAAGACTCTTTTCTACATGTTGATGACTTCTCCACGCCTGAAGAGCTTGCTAAATATATCTTAAAATTGGACAGTGATGACAAAGCTTACCAGCAGTATTTTACATGGAGGTCCAGACTTCATCCCTTTGCAGATCCTAGCTGGCAGACTCATTactgcagagtatgtaaagcaATAAAAGAAGCTCCTGCATACAAAACTATTTCAAAACTTGGAGCATG
- the LOC122920311 gene encoding 4-galactosyl-N-acetylglucosaminide 3-alpha-L-fucosyltransferase FUT6-like isoform X2 — MEHRGKTKTLKTSFMLLIVQLCLSIILFLLYNYANPSVSSDEFSYTSIHQELELANDTKIILVWTWPFGDTFPLNECPPYTNISGCFYTANRTLYSSADATVMHHRDVCYSRKQLPQIPRPPNQYWVWFNLESPLHSPNLHFMDNLINLTTSFRADSDIFTPYGWLEPNQRDENFTIPPKTKLVAWVISNWNPKSNRVRYYKELKKFLPVDIYGRQHLALPTNEHEKTLSKYKFYLAFENTIHEDYITEKLWKNALKSGCLPVVLGPSRKNYERFIPKDSFLHVDDFSTPEELAKYILKLDSDDKAYQQYFTWRSRLHPFADPSWQTHYCRVCKAIKEAPAYKTISKLGAWYK, encoded by the coding sequence ATGGAGCATCGAGGCAAGACCAAGACACTGAAGACTTCTTTTATGCTTTTGATTGTACAGTTGTGCCTtagcattattttatttttattatataactATGCAAATCCCTCAGTGTCTAGCGATGAATTTTCCTATACAAGTATACATCAAGAACTAGAACTGGCTAATGACACGAAGATCATCCTTGTTTGGACCTGGccatttggtgacacatttccacTTAATGAATGTCCACCATACACTAATATTTCTGGATGCTTTTACACAGCTAACAGAACCTTGTATTCTTCTGCAGATGCAACTGTTATGCATCACAGAGATGTATGTTATTCCAGGAAACAGTTACCTCAGATACCAAGACCACCAAATCAGTATTGGGTATGGTTTAACTTGGAGTCTCCATTACACAGCCCAAACTTGCATTTTATGGATAATCTCATCAATCTCACAACGTCTTTTAGAGCTGATTCAGATATTTTCACACCTTATGGCTGGCTAGAGCCGAATCAACGAGATGAGAACTTCACAATTCCTCCAAAGACTAAGTTGGTGGCCTGGGTAATCAGTAACTGGAACCCAAAATCTAATAGAGTACGGTATTACAAAGAGCTCAAAAAATTTCTTCCTGTAGACATATATGGAAGACAGCATTTAGCTCTCCCAACAAATGAACATGAAAAAACATTGTCCAAGTATAAGTTTTATCTCGCCTTTGAAAACACAATTCATGaagattatattacagagaaactcTGGAAAAATGCGTTGAAATCTGGTTGTTTGCCAGTTGTATTGGGCCCTTCTCGAAAAAACTATGAGCGTTTTATTCCGAAAGACTCTTTTCTACATGTTGATGACTTCTCCACGCCTGAAGAGCTTGCTAAATATATCTTAAAATTGGACAGTGATGACAAAGCTTACCAGCAGTATTTTACATGGAGGTCCAGACTTCATCCCTTTGCAGATCCTAGCTGGCAGACTCATTactgcagagtatgtaaagcaATAAAAGAAGCTCCTGCATACAAAACTATTTCAAAACTTGGAGCATGGTACAAATAA